GACGCCCGCGGGCACGACGAGCACACAACCGGCCCACACGGCCGCGAACGAACTTTGGGAGTGTGAACCATGGCTGCGAAAGACATCGCATACGACAACGACGCACGCGAGCGGATCCTCCGCGGCGTGCAGAAACTCGCCCAGGCCGTCAAGGTCACCCTGGGCCCCTCGGGCCGCGTGGTGGCGATCCAGAAGTCCTTCGGCGCCCCCACCGTCACCAAGGACGGCGTGACGGTCGCCAAGGAGATCGAGCTCGAAGATCCCTACGAGAACATGGGCGCCCAGATGGTCAAGAGCGTGGCTTCCAAGGCCTCCAAGGACGCCGGCGACGGCACCACCACCGCCACCATCTACGCCGAGGCCATCTATAGCGAGGGCCTGAAGAACATCACCGCCGGCGCCAACGCCAACGAGGTGAAGCGCGGCATCGAGAAGGCCGTCGACGCCATCGTCGCCGAGCTCCAGAGCATGTCCAAGAAGGTCTCTTCCAGCAAGGAGATCGCCCAGGTGGGCACGTGCAGCGCCAACCAGGACGCCGAGATCGGCGACATCATCGCCAAGGCGATGGACAAGGTCGGCAAGGACGGCGTCATCACCGTCGAAGAGGGCAAGAGCCTGGACACCGAGGTCGAGCTGGTCGAGGGCATGCAGTTCGACAAGGGCTACCTGAGCCCCCACTTCGTCACCGACGCGGCCAACATGGAGTGCGTGCTCGAGGACTGCTACGTCCTGATCCACGAGAAGAAGCTCAGCAGCGCCAAGGACCTGGTGCCAATCCTGGGCAAGGTCGCCGAGAGCGGCAAGAGCCTGCTGATCATCGCCGAGGACGTCGACAGCGACGCCCTGGCCATGCTCGTGGTCAACAAGCTGCGGGGCGTCCTGAAGGTCGCCGCCGTCAAGGCCCCGGGCTTCGGTGACCGCCGCAAGGCCATGCTCGAGGACATCGGCATCCTGACCGGCGGCACCGCCGTGATGGAAGAGCTTGCCATCGACATGGAGAAGCTCGAGCTGCGCGAGCTGGGCCGGGCCAAGAAGGTCGTGATCGACAAGGACAACACGACCATCATCGAGGGCGCCGGCAAGAGCGCCGACATCAAGGGCCGGATCGACATGATCCGCCACCAGATCGACGCGGCCAGCAGCGACTACGACCGCGAGAAGCTCGAGGAGCGCCTGGCCAAGCTGGCCGGCGGCGTCGCCCAGATCAACGTCGGGGCGGCCACCGAGGTCGAGATGAAGGAGAAGAAGGCCCGCGTCGAGGACGCCCTGCACGCCTGCCGGGCGGCCGTCGAAGAGGGCATCCTGCCCGGCGGCGGCACGGCCGTGCTCCGCGCCCGCAAGAAGCTGGACGCCCTGCGCAAGAAGGCCGGCGGCGACGAGGGCCTGGGCGTCGACATCGTGTGGCGGGCCCTGAGCGCCCCGATCAAGCAGATCGCCAGGAACTGCGACCTGGAGGGCTCGCTCATCGCCAGCAAGGTCGAGGAGAGCAGCGACGCGAGCTTCGGCTTCAACGCGCTCACCCGCGAGTACGGCGACCTGGTGAAGATGGGCGTGATCGTGCCGACCAAGGTCGAGCGCGTGGCCCTGGAGAACGCCGCGAGCGTCGCCGGCCTGCTGCTGACCACCGAGGCCGCGGTGGTGGAGCGCAAGGAGAAGAAGGCGAAGGTGCCGATGGCGGGTGGGGATGATTTTGATTATTGATTGAGACGCAGTACTTGTGTTCACAAGGGCAGCTTCGGCTGCCCTTGTTTTTGCGCTACAGTCGCCCCTGCGCGTGGGGAGAAGCCTTTGAGCCGCGAATACATCATCTACACGGATGAGTCCAGCAGCGATGGTTCATTGTTCAGCAACTTCTATGGCGGCGTGCTCTGTCGCTCGCATGATCTCGAGCGCGTCACCGCCATGCTCGATGCGAAACGGTCCGAACTCAACCTCCTGGGCGAGATCAAATGGACGAAGGTTTCGGCGGCGTACCGCGAACGGTACATCGAGTTCGCCAACTGCTTCATGGACCTGGTCTCTCAGGACTTTCTGAAGGTCCGGATCATGTTCACGCAGAACCTCTATCGCGCGACCGGCCTGACCAAAGAGCACCAGATGAACCGGTACTGGATCCTGTATTACCAGTTTCTCAAGCACGCGTTCGGTTTGCAGTATTCCAACCTTGCATCGGATCCCATCCGGCTCCGCCTGCTGATCGATCAGATGCCAGGCACCATCCAACAGAAACGCACGTTCAAGAACTACATCACTCGCCTGTCCGATCAGCCCGAGTTCCGCCGAGCCGGGATCCACTTCGCCAATGAACAGATCGGCGAAGTCCGTTCCCACGACCACGTCATCCTTCAGGGGCTCGACGTCATCCTGGGGAGCATGCACTTCCGGCTCAACAAGTTGCACCTAGCCAAGCCCGAGGGCCAGCTACGCAGGGGGAACCGAACCCTGGCCAAGGAGGCCGTCTACAAGTCGATCAATACGCGGATCCAGCAGATCCGCCCACACTTCAATGTCGGGATCACGACCGGAACGGATGGAGATGTCCGCAATCGATGGCACCAGCCATACCGCCATTGGAGGTTCTTGTCCAAGCAGCGTGAACGCGAAGAGGGCTTGAAATGAGAGAACCCCACGGTCGCTACTAATGCCTCTCGCAATACGAGAGGTTTCGCAACGCGCAGGGCTCCTCAAGTATGATATCGTCAGAAGTCGAAAGCGTCAAGAGAAAATCACGCTCAAACTACGGATGATCCCCAATCCATCATCAAGGCCCGGACGGCGGCAGGATTGCCGCGGCGTAGCTGGCCCCGATCGCACAACAGGTGTTGAGTGACGCGAGTCCAGTCAAACGGTTTGCCTTCATAAGCGCCTCCTTTCCGGCATCAAAATGATGCCTGACGATCTCGCAGACGTACTGCAGACAGATCACAGAGAACGCGATCAGGCCAAACCACACCGTGGGTCCTACCGACGACGACAGTTCTGCCGCCGCTCGGGTCCTGTACGAAACTCTACACCCCTCACGCCACCCCACCCCCCTCGAACACCCGTCCCAGCCCCACACCCCCCACCACGCACGCCGCGGCCAGGGCGAGTTGGGCCAGCACGCCGTGCGCGAGCATGGGCAGCACGCACATCGCCAGGCCGGCGACGAGGATGGCCGGGCGCTCGGCCTTCTTGCCGTAGATGAATAGGGCCATGCCCACCAGGCCGACCAGGAGGGCGACGGTGATTTCGAGGGGCGACGGCGCGTCGAAGAGGGGCATGCCTTAGGTATCGGCAACCGGAGGGCCCGGGATCGGCGGGTTGTCCCTAATGCACAAGCCGCTCTGGTCCCGTGGCAGAGCGGCTTGCGACTGTGGAATAGGAACTGTGGCGCTGAGTACGGACGCCTGCCCGGGGTATCGGGCCGTTGAGGCCGCGGCTTGAAAGCGAATTGTCCACCCCGATGAAATGGACAAGGGCCGCTTCCCCATCTGGAAAAAGAAGCGGCCCCGCCATTCGGGAAATGTACTTGGGCGCTATGCCAACGAAGAACGCCCGTGCACCTGCTATCGGGCGTTCCGGTCGGCCCCTTGAACGGAATTCAGCTCGCCGAGCCGGCGCGGAGCTGGTCGAGGGTTGCCTCGTCGAGCCCCAGGTACTCGTACATGTGCTGGTCGTACATCTGGGCGTCCTTGTCCTGGCTGAGGTCCAGGCGGAGCTCGTTAATGACCTTCGTCCCCTGGCCGATCCAGGCGTCCCAGGTCTCCTTGCTGATGTTCTCGTAGATCCACTGGCCGATGGGGCCCTTGAAGGGGGGCCGCGGGAGCTGGTGGCCCCGCTTGCCGGTGCGCTGGCAGAGGAAGTCGCCCTCTTCGAGCTCTTCGGCGGTTGGCTTCTTCTCCTGCACCTCGGGCACGGGCGCGCCGAGCTTCTCGAGCATGCCCTTCATGGCGGTGGCGGGCATGCGGTCGCCGCGCTCGGTGGCGCTCTTGTAACCGGTGGTCAGGAGCTCGGTGGCTTCCTCGGTCTGCCCTGCCTCGATGAGCTGCTCGCCGGCGAGTTGGTACGCCTTGCTCATGGCGGGGTTGAGCTCGATGCAGCGCATGTAGCTGGCGGCGGCGTCTTCGTGCCTGCCGGCCTGGGCGTAGGCGTTGGCCAGCGAGAAGTGGGCCATGTCGTTGTCGGGGTCCTCCCGCGACATGTTCTCGAACTGGGCGATGCGGGTTTCAAGATCCATGATGCCTCCTGCGGTTACGCGGGCCCGCAGGCCCGAGGGGCATCGTACGGGTTGGGGCAGGGAGAGGCATCGGGCAATGGGCACAGTCGCGGGCACACTTGCGGAACCTTCCGCGTCGACCGAGGCTTCAACCTACCCCATCTTCTCCCGCTTCTCCCTCGCCGCAGGAGGGCTCGGCCCGACGAGGCGAAGCTCCCACGGGCTCGCCACCGAGGCGTCAAGACGGGTCACGCCGAGCCCCGCGAGGCGGAAGGCCCCGCTGGCGAAGCGATAGATAAGACAGCGGCGGCCAGGCTCTCCCTAAGTACCCGACCGCCGCTGGTTATAGTGAAATCTGGAGCGTCCGGGCGGTCACGTCCGCGCGTTGGAAGCCGAGCCCGCGCTCGACGCGGGCGGGGTGTCGCCGGCCGACCGGTTGTTGCCCGTGTGCGTGCCGCTCTTGCCGGCGCGCTGCTCGTCCTCGGCCGGCAGGGTGTCCGGATCGGTCCAGGTCCCCTGCTCGAGATCGGGCGTGCGGTCTGGTTTGCGGTCCGGTTTGCGGTCTGGCGTGTCGTTGCGGTCGGCCATGGCGGTCCTCCCCTCGGTTGCGGCTGCCAAAGCTGGTCTTGTCAACTTCAGAATGATGCGTGGCGTGCGCGCAGGGGCGATGAACCCCCGCTGAATCTCGTCTCATAATGAGATTTCCCATCCCCAACGCCGGAAACCCGCGTCCAACGGCGTTCGTGGCGGCGGGCTTTTGTGGTATGCTGTGCGAGTCCGGGCCTTGTTCGAGGCCCGAATCCGAAGGGAGATGAACTATGGCCCGCACCCCCACCGCCCTGGCCGCCGCCGCCCTGCTCGCCTGCGCGGGTTCGGCCCACGCCACCTGGTCCATCCTGCTGGTCGACACGCGGACGGGCGAGATCGCACTGGGCAGCGCCACCTGCCTGACGGGCTTCGACCTGCGGGCCAACACGCCGGTGATCATCACGGGCGTGGGCGCCGCGACGGCCCAGAGCTTCGTCGACAGCACGGGCCGCAACCGCGTGCGCATTCGCGACGGGCTTGCCCTGGGCCTGACGCCCGCAGAGATCCTGGCCGACCTGTCGACTTTCGACCCCGGGCACCAGACGCGTCAGTACGGCATCGTCGACATCACCGGCGGCACGGGCACGTTCAGCGGCACCGGCGCGGGCGCCTGGGCGGGCGGGCTGACTGGCGAGCTCACTGGCATGGACGATGGCATCTTCTACGCCGTGCAGGGCAACCTGCTGACCGGGCCTGCCGTCGTCGACGACGCGGTGCAGGCGATCATCAGTACACCCGGCGACCTGGCTGAGAAGCTGATGGCCGGCATGGAAGCAGCGCAAGCGGTCGGCGGTGACGCGCGGTGCTCGTGTCCGCCGCTGCCGATTCCCTGCGGCACGCCCCCGGTGGGCTTCCTCAAGAGCGCCGACATCGGCTACATGATGATCGCGCGCACGGGCGACGTGGACGCATGCAACGGCGTGTACCTCACCGACCCGCCGGTGCGCGACCTCGCCGTGGCCGACGTGGACGGCGACGGGCTGGCCGACGTGCTGGTGGCCGACCAACTGGGCGATCGGATCGCCACGCGCGCCAACGCCGGCGACGTGCTGGGCGACATGCCGGTGCTGCTGGATCCGAGCTTCGACGCGCGGTTTGGCCGGGCCGAGCGCCTGCTGCTGGCCGACGTAACGGGCGACGGCGTCGATGACCTGATTGCGCACGACACGAACGCCGGGGCGATTGCCGTGGGCGCGGGCGATGGCACGGGTGGCTTTGCCGATCCGGTGCGTACGAGCATCGCGGCGGGCGAGGGCGCGCTGCTGGCGATCGACCTTGGCGGCGACGGCGGGGCGAGCGACCTGTTCGTGGGCGCGGCCAGCGGCGGGCAGGCGGCGCTGCTGCGCAACGACGGGGCCGGCGGCTTCACGGTCGAGCCGCTCTCGTTCGCGGGCGACCCGCGTCGGTGGGCGGTGGGCGACCTGAACGGCGATGGGCTGGACGACGTGGGCTACGTCACCAGCGCGGGGCTGATCGTGGCCGTGCTCAACGACGGCGCCGGTGGCATCGCGCTCGGCCCGGTGGGCTCGAGCAGCATCGACAGCACGGCCCTGGCGGCCGCCGACATGGACGGCGATGGACGCGACGAACTCGTCGGCGTCAATCGCTCGAACCGCCTGGCCGTGGTCGTGAGCCTCGACGGCGCCGCGTTCACCGAGCTGGCCGCGCCCTTGCCGCGCACGCCCAACTGGGCGGCCGTGGGTAGCGTGACCAGC
This portion of the Phycisphaerales bacterium genome encodes:
- a CDS encoding Fe(2+)-trafficking protein translates to MDLETRIAQFENMSREDPDNDMAHFSLANAYAQAGRHEDAAASYMRCIELNPAMSKAYQLAGEQLIEAGQTEEATELLTTGYKSATERGDRMPATAMKGMLEKLGAPVPEVQEKKPTAEELEEGDFLCQRTGKRGHQLPRPPFKGPIGQWIYENISKETWDAWIGQGTKVINELRLDLSQDKDAQMYDQHMYEYLGLDEATLDQLRAGSAS
- a CDS encoding DUF1028 domain-containing protein is translated as MARTPTALAAAALLACAGSAHATWSILLVDTRTGEIALGSATCLTGFDLRANTPVIITGVGAATAQSFVDSTGRNRVRIRDGLALGLTPAEILADLSTFDPGHQTRQYGIVDITGGTGTFSGTGAGAWAGGLTGELTGMDDGIFYAVQGNLLTGPAVVDDAVQAIISTPGDLAEKLMAGMEAAQAVGGDARCSCPPLPIPCGTPPVGFLKSADIGYMMIARTGDVDACNGVYLTDPPVRDLAVADVDGDGLADVLVADQLGDRIATRANAGDVLGDMPVLLDPSFDARFGRAERLLLADVTGDGVDDLIAHDTNAGAIAVGAGDGTGGFADPVRTSIAAGEGALLAIDLGGDGGASDLFVGAASGGQAALLRNDGAGGFTVEPLSFAGDPRRWAVGDLNGDGLDDVGYVTSAGLIVAVLNDGAGGIALGPVGSSSIDSTALAAADMDGDGRDELVGVNRSNRLAVVVSLDGAAFTELAAPLPRTPNWAAVGSVTSPDATELAVAVSDLAADLMTFRVEGGALELVDTTGTGLLPRSFTLTDLTGDGFDELVGTSGSNIAVVGNQAGTFAPGPGCGAGEYFMNFNIANARRSDPDPVFQLRDLFDDWRSDLVGLADAVRSEAELDPPVIAAGETSTLRIELRDWQGLAADMSMAEPQITIAGAPSIDVGTPVSLGGGVWEVELTASTASEAGLAEITITIADAGARPVTLMPPPVLEVTGGCYADLDGDGSLTIFDFLAFQNLFDASDPIADCDGSGSLDIFDFLCFQNAFDAGC
- the groL gene encoding chaperonin GroEL (60 kDa chaperone family; promotes refolding of misfolded polypeptides especially under stressful conditions; forms two stacked rings of heptamers to form a barrel-shaped 14mer; ends can be capped by GroES; misfolded proteins enter the barrel where they are refolded when GroES binds) translates to MAAKDIAYDNDARERILRGVQKLAQAVKVTLGPSGRVVAIQKSFGAPTVTKDGVTVAKEIELEDPYENMGAQMVKSVASKASKDAGDGTTTATIYAEAIYSEGLKNITAGANANEVKRGIEKAVDAIVAELQSMSKKVSSSKEIAQVGTCSANQDAEIGDIIAKAMDKVGKDGVITVEEGKSLDTEVELVEGMQFDKGYLSPHFVTDAANMECVLEDCYVLIHEKKLSSAKDLVPILGKVAESGKSLLIIAEDVDSDALAMLVVNKLRGVLKVAAVKAPGFGDRRKAMLEDIGILTGGTAVMEELAIDMEKLELRELGRAKKVVIDKDNTTIIEGAGKSADIKGRIDMIRHQIDAASSDYDREKLEERLAKLAGGVAQINVGAATEVEMKEKKARVEDALHACRAAVEEGILPGGGTAVLRARKKLDALRKKAGGDEGLGVDIVWRALSAPIKQIARNCDLEGSLIASKVEESSDASFGFNALTREYGDLVKMGVIVPTKVERVALENAASVAGLLLTTEAAVVERKEKKAKVPMAGGDDFDY